The genome window GAGGAGAAGGCAGCCCGCGCCGAGCGCCGCCGCGAGGAGGCTCGCGAGGCCGCGGAGAAGGCCGCTGCCGCCGCTGCCGAGGAGAAGCCCGCGACCGTCGACGACGATGAGGAGCCCATCTTCATCAAGCGCGCGACGCCCCCGCCGTCGGCTGCCCCCGCGCCCGTGAGCTCCGGCCCGCCCGCGTACACGTCGTCCTCCCGTCCGTCCGGTGGCCCGCGCGGCGACCGCCCGGGTGGCCCCCGTGGCGACCGTCCGTCGTACGGCGACCGCTCGTCCGGCCCGCGTGGCGACCGCCCGTCTTACGGCGACCGTCCGTCCGGCCCGCGTGGCGACCGTCCCGGTGGCCCGTCCTCGCGTCCGGCTCCCGGTGGTGCGCCCCGTTCGGCTCCGGTCGGCGGAGCTCCGGCCGGGCGTCCGGCTCCGGTCAGCCGCCCGGCTCCGGCCGCCGGCACGCCGGGTGCGGCTCCGCGCCCCACCCCGGCGGCCACGGGCCCGCGTCCCACCCCCGGACCGCGCCCGACCCCGGCCTCGATGGGGCCGCGTCCCACCCCGGGCCCCGGCCCGCGACCGACCCCGGGCCCCGGCCCGCGCCCCGCGCCGCGTCCCACCCCGGGACCGGACGCCGAGGCGAAGCCCAAGGAGGAAGCCGCCAAGCCGGCGTCCTCCGAGCAGCAAGAGGCTGCCGACGCCTGACGGCGGCAGCCAGACCAGGTGCCCGGGCGGGCATCCCGACGAACGAGTTGCCCGCCCGGTCCCTAAACACCTTCCGCGTGCCGGACCACCCGCGCGCGGATCGATGAGGAGATACAGACGTGCCGAAGAACAAGACGCACAGCGGTTCGAAGAAGCGCTTCCGGGTGACCGGCAAGGGCAAGCTGATGCGTGAGCAGACGAATGCTCGTCACTACCTCGAGCACAAGTCCTCGAGCCGCACGCGTCGCCTGGCGTCCGACCAGCCCGTCGCCTCCGGCAACGTGAAGGCCATCAAGCGCCTGCTCGGCCTCTGACTCCCCGCTCACCGACCCCCGTCGCCGGTCCCTGACCGGTGATCAGAACCAAGGAGACTCCACGTGGCACGCGTCAAGCGGGCAGTCAACGCCCAGAAGAAGCGCCGCGAGGTCCTCGAGCGCGCCAGCGGTTACCGCGGCCAGCGCTCACGCCTCTACCGCAAGGCCAAAGAGCAGGTCACGCACTCGCTGGTCTACTCGTACCGCGACCGTCGTGCGCGCAAGGGTGACTTCCGCAAGCTGTGGATCCAGCGCATCAACGCTGCCGCCCGCGCCAACGGCATGACCTACAACCGGTTCATCCAGGGCCTGAAGGCCGCGGAGATCGAGGTCGACCGCCGCATGCTGGCCGAGCTGGCCGTGAACGACGAGGCCGCGTTCGCCGCGCTCGTCGTGCTGGCCAAGGACGCCCTGCCGGCCACCGCGGACACCACCGCGGCCTGAGTCTCTCGCCGGTCCCCCGCGGGACCGGCGTCAGCAGCGGAAACACAGATGACGACGGAACGCCCGGCGCTCGAGGCGCTGTCCAATCCCCGGTCCGACCGGGTGCGGGCAGTGGCCCGGCTGTCCGGGCGTTCCGCGCGTCAGCGGGCCGGCCGTTTCCTGGTCGAGGGCCCGCAGGGGGTACGTGAGGCGGTCGCCGAGCACGTGGCCCACCGGTCGGGGCACCAAGGGGGGACGCCCGTCGCCCCGGAACGGGGCGGGTCACCTCACGCGGGTGGTGCGCCGGGCACGCTGCGCGAGCTGTACGCCACTCCCGACGCCGCCGCCCGGTACCCCGAGATCCTCGACGCGGCAGCCGGTTCCGGCGTCCCGGCGCGGATCGTCACGGACGAGGTGCTGGCCGCGATGCTGGCCGGCGCCGGCACCACCACACCGCAGGGCCTGCTGGCCGTCTGCGACCTGATCACCGTCGGCCTGGACAGCGTGATCGCCGCCCGGCCGCGGCTGGTGGCCGTGCTGTCCCAGGTGCGCGACCCGGGCAACGCGGGCACGGTGATCCGTGCGGCCGACGCCGCCGGGGCCGACGCCGTGGTGCTCACCGACGCCAGCGTCGACGTGCACAACCCGAAGTGCGTGCGCTCCACCGCGGGCAGCCTGTTCCACCTGCCGGTGGTGGCCGGTGTCCCGCTGGCCGACGCGGTGCGGCGGCTGAAGCAGGCCGGTCTGGCGGTGCTGGCCGCGGACGGTGCGGGCGACTTCGACCTGGACGAACTGGCGGACGACGCCGAGGACCGCGAGGTTTCGTCGTCCACCCCCGAGTCGTCCACCCCCGAGTCGTCCACCCCGGGCGCGCCCCACCTGGAGCGCTCCGCGGCCTGGGTGTTCGGCAACGAGGCGTGGGGCCTGCCGCAGGCCGACCGGGACCTCGCCGACGCCGTGGTGCGGGTGCCCGTGCACGGCCGGGCCGAGAGCCTGAACCTCGGCACCGCGGCCACCGTCTGCCTCTACGCCACCGCGCGGGCCCAGCGTCGCGAGCAGCGACGGGCACAGCGCCGATTTACCATGGCGGAAACCGCCTGACGCAGGCCGGTTCCCGCCGTCACTCACTCCTGCCCCCAGCGGCCAGAAGCGAAATCCACTGGCCGCCGTCTGAGACGATGAAGCACGTGAGGATCGCATTGTGAGTACCAAGGACTACGACCCGGTTGAGGTCGCGGTGCTCTCCGAGGAGAAGCTGGCCGGGTACGTCGCCAACGCCCTGGAGGCCTTCGCCGCCGCCGACGGTCTGGACGCCCTCAAGCAGGCCCGCCTCGACCACTCCGGTGACCGCAGCCCGCTGGCCCTGGCCAACCGCGAGATCGGCGCGCTGCCGCCGGCCGCCAAGGCCGAGGCCGGCAAGCGCGTGGGCAAGGCCCGCGGGCAGGTGAACAAGGCGCTGGCCGCGCGGCAGAAAGAGCTGGAGGCCGAGCGCGACGCCCGGGTGCTGGTCGAGGAGTCGGTCGACGTCACCCTGCCGGTCGACCGTCGCCCGGCCGGGGCCCGTCACCCGCTCTCCACCGTGATGGAGCGGATGGCCGACATCTTCGTCGCCATGGGCTGGGAGGTCGCCGAGGGCCCCGAGGTCGAGGCCGACTGGTTCAACTTCGACGCCCTGAACTTCGGCCCGGACCACCCGGCCCGGCAGATGCAGGACACCTTCTTCGTCGACCCGGTCGACAGCGGCCTGGTGCTGCGCACGCACACCTCGCCGGTCCAGGCCCGCACCATGCTGGAGCGCACGCCGCCGATCTACGTGGTCTGCCCCGGCCGGGTGTTCCGCACCGACGAGCTGGACGCCACGCACACCCCGGTGTTCACCCAGATCGAGGGCCTGGCCGTGGACCAGGGCCTGACCATGGCCCACCTCAAGGGCACGCTCGACCACTTCGCCCGCACCCTGCTCGGGCGCGAGATCACCACCCGGCTGCGCCCGGCGTTCTTCCCGTTCACCGAGCCGAGCGCCGAGCTCGACCTGCGTTGTTTCGTGTGCGACGGCGAGGACGACGCCTGCCGGGCCTGCAAGGGCACCGGCTGGATCGAGTGGCTGGGCTGCGGCATGGTCAACCCGAACGTGCTGCGCGCGGCCGGGATCGACCCGGAGGTCTACACCGGGTTCGCGTTCGGGGCCGGGGTCGAGCGGGCCCTGATGTTCCGCAACGGTGTCGAGGACATGCGCGACATGGTCGAGGGCGATGTCCGGTTCAGCCTGCACTACGGAATGGAGGCCTGATGCGCGCCCCGCTGAGCTGGCTGGCCGAGTACGTCGAGATGCCGCAGGGCGTCACGGCTCTCGAGGTGGCCGCCGACCTGGTCAAGGTCGGCCTGGAGGAAGAGGGCGTGCACGGTGGCGGTGTCACCGGGCCGCTCGTGGTCGGCCGGGTGCTCGACTTCACCCCCGAGCCGCAGAAGAACGGCAAGACGATCCGCTGGTGCCAGGTCGACGTCGGAGAGGCCGAGCCGCGCGGGATCGTCTGCGGCGCGGGCAACTTCGCCAAGGACGACCTGGTGGTCGCCAGCCTGCCCGGGGCCGTGCTGCCCGGCGGCTTCGCGATCGCCGCGCGCAAGACCTACGGCCACAAGTCCGACGGCATGCTCTGCGCCGCCAGCGAACTGGGCCTCGGCGAGGATCACGACGGGATCATCCTGCTGGCCGAGTGGGGTCACGGCGACGCGAAACCCGGTGACGACGCGATCGCGCTGCTCGGTCTGGCCGAGGAGACCGTCGAGGTCAACGTCACGCCCGACCGCGGCTACTGCTTCAGCCTGCGTGGCATCGCCCGGGAGTACTCGCACTCCACCGGCCGCACCTTCACCGACCCGGCGCTGATCGACGTGCCGGCTCCCACGGAAGACGGTTTCCCGGTCGAGCTCGACGACCGGGCCCCGATCAACGGCGTGATCGGCGGCGACCGCTTCGTCGCCCGCGTGGTCAGGGGAGTCGACGCCACGGCCACCAGCCCGCGCTGGATGCAGCGCCGGCTGGAACAGGCCGGGATGCGGCCGATCTCGCTCGCGGTCGACGTCACCAACTACGTCATGCTGGCCGTCGGGCACCCGTTGCACGCGTTCGACCTGGACCGGCTGTCCACGCCGATCGTGGTGCGCCGGGCCGCCCCGGGCGAGAAGCTGACCACGCTCGACGACGTGGAGCGCACCCTGCACCCGGAGGACCTGCTGGTCACCGACTCGCCGGAGGGCCGCTCGAGCCGGGTGCTCAGCCTGGCCGGGGTGATGGGCGGGGCCACCAGCGAGGTCACCTCGACCACCACGAACGTGCTGGTCGAGGCCGCGCACTGGGACCCGATCACGGTCGCCCGCACGATGCGCCGGCACAAGCTGCCCACCGAGGCGGGCAAGCGGTACGAGCGCGGCGTCGACACCCGGCTGGCCGACGTGGCCGCCGAGCTGGCCGTGCGCCTGCTGGTCGAGTACGGCGGTGAAGGTGTCGAGGTCGGCCCGGTCACCGACGTCGGCACCCCGGCGCCGGGCGCGAGCATCGAGATGGCCTGGGACTTCCCGGGCCGCATCGTCGGCCTGGACTGGACCCGTGAGCAGGTCGTCGACACGCTGACCACGATCGGCTGCACCGTCAGCGGCGACGAGACGCTGACCGTGCAGGCGCCGAGCTGGCGTCCCGACCTGACCGTCGGCGTGGACCTGGCCGAGGAGCTCGCCCGGCTGCGGGGGTACGACCAGATTCCGTCGGTGCTGCCGGTCGCCCCGCCCGGGGCCGGCCTGACGCACGGCCAGCGGGTGCGGCGCTCGGTCGCCCGGGCGCTGGCCGAGCACGGCGCGGTCGAGGTGCTGACCTACCCGTTCATCGGCGAGGCGGTGCATGACGCGTTCGGCCTGAAGCCGGACGACCCGCGCCGGCGGGCCCTGCGTCTGGCCAACCCGCTGTCCGACGAGCAGCCGTTCCTGCGCACGTCGCTGGTCGCGACGCTGCTCGACGCGGTGAAGCGCAACGTCAGCCGGGGTTTCACCGACCTGGCGGTGTTCGAGATCGGGTCGGTCACCCGGCCCGGCGGGGCCGAGGCCAGGGCCGGGCACCCGAGCGTGGCCGGGCGGCCCAGCGACGCCGAGCTGGAGCAGCTGTTCGCGGCGATCCCGCACCAGCCGCTGCGGGCCGCGATCGTGCTGACCGGTCAGCGGGAGCTGCCGGGCTGGGCCGGCCCGGGCCGGGCCGCCGACTGGTCCGACGCCGTGGAGGCCGCGCTGCTGGTGGCCCGCACGGTCAACGTGACGGCGACCGTGGCCAAGGAGGAAGACCACGCTCCCTGGCACCCGGGCCGCTGCGCCCGGCTGGAGATCGACGGCCGGCTCTTCGGTCACGCCGGTGAGCTGCACCCGAAGGTGGTCGCCGCGCTCGGCCTGCCGCCTCGCACGGTGGCGGCCGAGGTCGACCTCGACCTGCTGATCGAGGTGTCCGGCCGGATCGTGACCGCGTCACCGATCTCCACCTTCCCGCTGGCCAAGGAAGACGTGGCGCTGGTGGTGAAGAACGAGGTGGCCAGCCAGGACGTGCACGCCGCCCTGGTCGCCGGGGCCGGTGAACTGCTGGAGTCGGCGCGGCTGTTCGACGTCTACACCGGCTCGTCGGTGGAGGAGGGGTACAAGTCGCTGGCGTTCGCGCTGCGGTTCCGCGCCCCCGACCGCACGCTCAAGGCGGACGAGACGGCCGCTGTCCGGGACGCCGCGGTGGCCGCCGCGGCCGCGGCCACCGGAGCGGTGCTGCGGGGGTAGCGCGCTCCCGTCGTCCGTAAGAAACTGAACGGCACCCCTGAACGTTGACGCGATGTTGACCGGGGGTGCCGTTCGGCATTCGCTGTGTCACAAAGCACTATGCATAGAATTTCGCTGCTGTGTATAGTCATGCGCTATGGGAATCAGCGCGGCAGTGGCAGGTGCGAGCGGATACGCCGGCGGCGAGCTGCTGAGACTTCTGCTGGCCCATCCCGGGATCGAGATCGGCGCGCTCACCGCGGGCGGTAACGCGGGCACACGGCTCGCCGAGCACCAGCCCCATCTGCTGCCGCTGGCCGACCGCGTGCTCGCGCCCACCACGGCCGACGAGCTGGCCGGCCACGACCTGGTGTTCCTCGCCCTCCCGCACGGCGCCAGCGCGGCCATCGCCGCGCAGCTGCCCGCCGACACCGTCGTGATCGACTGCGGGGCCGACCACCGGCTGGTCAGTGCGCAGGCGTGGGAGGAGTTCTACGGCGGCGAGCACGCCGGCAGCTGGGCCTACGGCCTGCCGGAGCTGCCGCGTGCAGACGGTGCCCGGCAGCGCGAGAACCTGCGTGGCGCACGGCGGATCGCGGTTCCCGGCTGTTACCCGACGGCCTCCAGCCTGGCCCTGGCCCCGGGTTTCGCGGCCGGTCTGCTGGAGCCGGACGACGTGGTGGTGGTGGCTGCCAGCGGCACCTCCGGCGCCGGCCGGGCGGCCAAGGTGAACATGCTCGGCAGCGAGGTGATGGGCTCGATGAGCCCCTACGGCGTGGGCGGCGTGCACCGGCACACCCCGGAGATCGAACAGAACCTCGGCCTGGCCGGGAACCAGCCGGTGCGGGTGTCGTTCACCCCGACCCTGGCGCCGATGTCCCGCGGCATCCTGGCCACCTGCACGGCCCGCCTGAAGCCCGGCGTCACCGCCGGCGAGGTGCGTGAGGCCTGGCAGAACACCTACCGGGACGAGACTTTCGTGCACGTCCTGCCCGAGGGCCGGTGGCCGCGCACGGCCGACACGCTCGGCGCGAACACCGCCCTGATCCAGGTCGCGGTGGACGAGCGGGTGGGCCGGGTGATCGCGGTCAGCGCCATCGACAACCTGGCCAAGGGCACCGCCGGCGGGGCGGTCCAGTCCGCCAACCTGGCGCTCGACCTGCCCGAGGTCCTCGGCCTGCCGCTGGTGGGGGTGGCCCCGTGAGCCCCGCGCCCGGCGGCCGGGAGGTGGCGTCATGCATCTGATCCAGTACCGGCAGGCGATGGCCCTGGTGCGCCTGGCGCCCGACAGCCCGGACCCGCACTGGGCCGTGGGCAGCCCGCTGGTCAGCATCTCGCGCACCGCCGACGAGATCAGCGTGGTCTGCCCGACCACCAGCCTGCCCGAGCCGGTTCCCGGCCCGGTCGAGGGCCCCTTCACCGTCACCCGGGCGGCCGGGGCACTGGAGTTCTCCCAGATCGGCGTGCTGATGCGGTTGCTGAAACCGCTGGCCGACGCCGGGATCCCGGTGCTGAACGTGTCCACGTTCGACACCGACTGGGTGCTCGTGCCCGCGGCGAAATCCGTGGTGGCGGCCTCGGTCTGGCGTCATGCCGGATACACCGTGACAGAAGACGCCGAGTAAGAAACCCCTGAGAGGAACGTCAGATGAGCGTCACCGCGGCCAAGGGCTTCCGCGCCGCCGGGGTCGCCGCCGGGCTGAAGAGCACCGGCGCCCCCGACGTCGCACTGGTGGTGAACGACGGCCCGAACGACGCGGCCGCCGCCGTGTTCACCAGCAATCGCTGCAAGGCCAACCCGGTGCTGTGGAGCGAGCGGGCGATCAGCGACGGCCGCCTGCGCGCCGTGGTGCTGAACTCCGGCGGCGCCAACTGCTACACCGGCGCCGAGGGCTTCCAGGTCACGCACGCCACCGCCGAGGAGGTGGCCCGGCTGAACGCGCTGTCACCGCTCGACGTGCTGGTCTGCTCCACCGGCCTGATCGGCCTGCCGCTGCCGCAGGACCGTCTGCTGGCCGGCGTGGCCGACGCCACCACCCGGCTGACCGCCACCGGGGGCGGCGACGCGGCCGAGGCGATCCGCACCACCGACTCGGTGAGCAAGCAGGCGAGCGTCACCTCGCCGCACGGCTGGAGCGTCGGCGGCATGGCCAAGGGCGCGGGCATGCTCGCCCCGGCCCTGGCCACCATGCTCGTCGTCATCACCACCGACGCCCTGGTCGACGGGCCCGGCCTGGACTCCGCGCTGCGCGCCGCCACCCGGGTCACCTTCGACCGGCTGGACTCCGACGGCTGCCAGTCCACCAACGACACCGTGGCGCTGATGTCGTCCGGCGCCAGCGGCCTGGCCCCCGACCCGGTCGAGTTCACCGCCGCCGTCACCGCGGTCTGCCACGACCTGGCGCAGCAGCTGCTCGCCGACGCCGAGGGCTCCGAGCACGACATCGCGATCGAGGTGCGGGGCGCGGTCTCCGAGGAGGAGGCCGTCGAGGTCGGCCGCTCGGTCGCCCGCAGCAACCTGTTCAAGGCCGCGGTGTTCGGCAAGGACCCGAACTGGGGCCGCATCCTGGCCTCGGTCGGCACCACGTCGGCCACCTTCGACCCGGCCGACCTGGACGTCGCGATGAACGACGTATGGGTCTGCCGCAAGAGCACCCCGGCCGAGAGCGCCGACGGCATCGACCTGTCCGGCCGCAAGGTCGGCGTCGTCATCGACCTGAAGGCCGGCCCGGCCACCGCGACGGTGTGGACCAACGACCTCACCCACGCGTACGTGCACGAGAACAGCGCGTACTCGTCGTGACCGACGTCCCCGACCTCTCCGCGGAGCAGAAGGCCGAGGTCCTCGTCGAGGCCCTGCCCTGGCTGCGCCGTTTCCAGGGCGCCGTCGCCGTGATCAAGTACGGCGGCAACGCGATGATCGACGACGACCTGAAGCGCGCCTTCGCCGAGGACGTGGTGTTCCTGCGCGCGGCCGGTCTCAAGCCCGTCGTCGTGCACGGCGGCGGCCCGCAGATCTCGTCCATGCTCAAGCGCCTGGGCATCAGCAGCGAGTTCCGCGGCGGTCTGCGGGTCACCACCCCGGAGACCATGGACGTGGTCCGGATGGTGCTCACCGGTCAGGTCAGCCGGGAACTGGTCGGCCTGATCAATCAGCACGGCCCGCTCGCGATCGGCATGTCGGGTGAGGACGGCGGACTGTTCCTCGCCGCGCGACGCGACGCCGTGGTGGACGGTTCGCCCGTCGACGTGGGCCTGGTCGGTGACGTGGTCGAGGTCGACCCGGCCGCGGTGCTCGACCTGATCGACGCCGGCCGGATCCCGGTGATCTCCACGGTCGCGCCGGACGACGACGGCCAGGTGCTCAACGTGAACGCCGACACCGCCGCGGCCGCGCTCGCGATCGCGCTGCGGGCGCGCAAGTTCGTCGTCCTCACCGATGTCGAGGGCCTGTACGCGAACTGGCCGGACCGCTCGTCACTGCTGTCCGAGATCACCGACACCGACCTCGAGGCGATGCTGCCGTCGCTGGAGTCGGGCATGGTGCCGAAGATGGAGGCCTGCCTGCGCGCGGTGCGCGGCGACGTGCCCACCGCCACCGTCATCGACGGGCGGGTCCCGCACAGTCTCCTGCTCGAGGTGTTCACCTCCAGCGGCGTCGGGACCATGGTCGTCCCGGCCCCCCAGCAGAACACGACCCAGAACGGGGGTGGCGCGTGAGCACCGACCTCACCGCCCAGAACACCGGCCTCGTCGATAGCGACGGCTCCGCCCAGTGGATGGAGCGGTACACCCGTTCCGTGCTGGGTGTTTTCGGTTCCCCCTCGCGCGTGCTGGTGCGCGGCGAGGGCGCGTACGTGTGGGACGCCGACGGCAACCGCTACCTCGACCTGCTCGGCGGCCTGGCGGTGAACTCGCTCGGCCACGCCCACCCGTTCCTGGTCTCCGCCGTCACCGCGCAGCTGGCCACCCTCGGGCACGTGTCCAACCTGTTCACCCACCCGCTCCAGATCGCGCTCGCCGAGCGGCTTCTCGAGCTGGCCGAGGCCCCCGAGGGCTCGGCGGTGTTCTTCTGCAACTCCGGCACCGAGGCCAACGAGGCGGCGTTCAAGCTGACCCGCCGCACCGGCCGCACCCGGATCGTGGCGGCCACCGGCGCATTCCACGGCCGCACCATGGGCGCGCTCGCGCTCACCCACAAGGCCGCCTACCGGGAGCCGTTCGAGCCGCTGCCGGCCGACGTCGTGCACGTGCCCTGGGGCGACGCACAGGCGCTGGCCGACGCGGTGGACGACGACACGGCCGCGGTCGTGCTGGAGCCGATCCAGGGCGAGGCCGGCGTGCGCCCGGCTCCCGCCGGATACCTGGCCGCCGCCCGCCGGGCCACCCGGGCCCACGGCGCGCTGCTGGTGTTCGACGAGGTGCAGACCGGAATCGGCCGCACCGGAAGCTGGTTCGCACACCAGCTGGCCGGGCTGAACGGCGGCGAGGACGTCGTCCCCGACGTGATGACCCTGGCCAAAGGGCTGGGCGGCGGTATCCCGGTCGGCGCGATGGTGGTCTACGGGCACGACAACGCCCGGCGGCTGGGGGCCGGTCAGCACGGCACCACGTTCGGCGGCAACCCGGTGTCGGCCGCCGCGGGCCTGGCCACGCTGCACGTGATCGAGCGGGACGGCCTGCTGGAGCACACCACGATCATCGGAAAGAGGCTGGAGGAAGGCCTTTCCGGTCATCCGCTGGTCGCCGGGGTGCGCGGGCACGGCCTGCTGCGGGCGGTCGAGCTGACCCACCCGGTGTCGGCCGTCGTGGCCGGTCACCTGCTGGAGGCGGGCTTCATCGTCAATGCCGTGGCCCCCGACGCGATCCGGCTCGCCCCACCGCTGATTCTCTCCGCCGGGCAGGCGGACTCGTTCATCACGGCCCTTCCGGCCGCCCTGGATCTTGCAGCACAGGAGCTCTCGTGACCATCCGGCACTTCCTCAAGGACGACGACCTCTCCCCGGACGAGCTGATCGAGGTCCTCGACCTGGCCGACCGGCTGAAGGCCGAGCGGGCCAAGGGCATTCTCGACGTGCGCCCGCTGGAGGGGCCGAAGACCGTCGCGGTGCTGTTCGACAAGTCGTCCACCCGCACCCGGGTCTCGTTCAGCATCGGCATCAGCGAGCTCGGCGGCTACCCGCTGATCATCGACTCCAGCCAGAGCCAGCTGGGCCGCGGCGAGCCGATCGAAGACACCGCGCGGGTCCTCACCCGGCAGGCCTCGGCCATCGTCTGGCGCACCGGTGACCAGAGCCGCATCGACACCATGGCCGAGCACTCCACCGTGCCGGTCGTGAACGCCCTCACCGACCAGTACCACCCCTGCCAGCTGCTGGCCGACCTCCAGACCGTGCGGGAGCGCAGGGGCCGGCTGGAGGGTCTGACCCTGTCCTACCTGGGCGACGGTGCGAACAACATGTCGCACTCCTACCTGCTGGCCGGTGCGAACGCC of Kineosporia corallincola contains these proteins:
- a CDS encoding acetylornithine transaminase, producing the protein MERYTRSVLGVFGSPSRVLVRGEGAYVWDADGNRYLDLLGGLAVNSLGHAHPFLVSAVTAQLATLGHVSNLFTHPLQIALAERLLELAEAPEGSAVFFCNSGTEANEAAFKLTRRTGRTRIVAATGAFHGRTMGALALTHKAAYREPFEPLPADVVHVPWGDAQALADAVDDDTAAVVLEPIQGEAGVRPAPAGYLAAARRATRAHGALLVFDEVQTGIGRTGSWFAHQLAGLNGGEDVVPDVMTLAKGLGGGIPVGAMVVYGHDNARRLGAGQHGTTFGGNPVSAAAGLATLHVIERDGLLEHTTIIGKRLEEGLSGHPLVAGVRGHGLLRAVELTHPVSAVVAGHLLEAGFIVNAVAPDAIRLAPPLILSAGQADSFITALPAALDLAAQELS
- the rplT gene encoding 50S ribosomal protein L20, producing MARVKRAVNAQKKRREVLERASGYRGQRSRLYRKAKEQVTHSLVYSYRDRRARKGDFRKLWIQRINAAARANGMTYNRFIQGLKAAEIEVDRRMLAELAVNDEAAFAALVVLAKDALPATADTTAA
- a CDS encoding ACT domain-containing protein, with translation MHLIQYRQAMALVRLAPDSPDPHWAVGSPLVSISRTADEISVVCPTTSLPEPVPGPVEGPFTVTRAAGALEFSQIGVLMRLLKPLADAGIPVLNVSTFDTDWVLVPAAKSVVAASVWRHAGYTVTEDAE
- the pheS gene encoding phenylalanine--tRNA ligase subunit alpha, which gives rise to MSTKDYDPVEVAVLSEEKLAGYVANALEAFAAADGLDALKQARLDHSGDRSPLALANREIGALPPAAKAEAGKRVGKARGQVNKALAARQKELEAERDARVLVEESVDVTLPVDRRPAGARHPLSTVMERMADIFVAMGWEVAEGPEVEADWFNFDALNFGPDHPARQMQDTFFVDPVDSGLVLRTHTSPVQARTMLERTPPIYVVCPGRVFRTDELDATHTPVFTQIEGLAVDQGLTMAHLKGTLDHFARTLLGREITTRLRPAFFPFTEPSAELDLRCFVCDGEDDACRACKGTGWIEWLGCGMVNPNVLRAAGIDPEVYTGFAFGAGVERALMFRNGVEDMRDMVEGDVRFSLHYGMEA
- the argJ gene encoding bifunctional glutamate N-acetyltransferase/amino-acid acetyltransferase ArgJ; protein product: MSVTAAKGFRAAGVAAGLKSTGAPDVALVVNDGPNDAAAAVFTSNRCKANPVLWSERAISDGRLRAVVLNSGGANCYTGAEGFQVTHATAEEVARLNALSPLDVLVCSTGLIGLPLPQDRLLAGVADATTRLTATGGGDAAEAIRTTDSVSKQASVTSPHGWSVGGMAKGAGMLAPALATMLVVITTDALVDGPGLDSALRAATRVTFDRLDSDGCQSTNDTVALMSSGASGLAPDPVEFTAAVTAVCHDLAQQLLADAEGSEHDIAIEVRGAVSEEEAVEVGRSVARSNLFKAAVFGKDPNWGRILASVGTTSATFDPADLDVAMNDVWVCRKSTPAESADGIDLSGRKVGVVIDLKAGPATATVWTNDLTHAYVHENSAYSS
- a CDS encoding TrmH family RNA methyltransferase, coding for MTTERPALEALSNPRSDRVRAVARLSGRSARQRAGRFLVEGPQGVREAVAEHVAHRSGHQGGTPVAPERGGSPHAGGAPGTLRELYATPDAAARYPEILDAAAGSGVPARIVTDEVLAAMLAGAGTTTPQGLLAVCDLITVGLDSVIAARPRLVAVLSQVRDPGNAGTVIRAADAAGADAVVLTDASVDVHNPKCVRSTAGSLFHLPVVAGVPLADAVRRLKQAGLAVLAADGAGDFDLDELADDAEDREVSSSTPESSTPESSTPGAPHLERSAAWVFGNEAWGLPQADRDLADAVVRVPVHGRAESLNLGTAATVCLYATARAQRREQRRAQRRFTMAETA
- the pheT gene encoding phenylalanine--tRNA ligase subunit beta: MRAPLSWLAEYVEMPQGVTALEVAADLVKVGLEEEGVHGGGVTGPLVVGRVLDFTPEPQKNGKTIRWCQVDVGEAEPRGIVCGAGNFAKDDLVVASLPGAVLPGGFAIAARKTYGHKSDGMLCAASELGLGEDHDGIILLAEWGHGDAKPGDDAIALLGLAEETVEVNVTPDRGYCFSLRGIAREYSHSTGRTFTDPALIDVPAPTEDGFPVELDDRAPINGVIGGDRFVARVVRGVDATATSPRWMQRRLEQAGMRPISLAVDVTNYVMLAVGHPLHAFDLDRLSTPIVVRRAAPGEKLTTLDDVERTLHPEDLLVTDSPEGRSSRVLSLAGVMGGATSEVTSTTTNVLVEAAHWDPITVARTMRRHKLPTEAGKRYERGVDTRLADVAAELAVRLLVEYGGEGVEVGPVTDVGTPAPGASIEMAWDFPGRIVGLDWTREQVVDTLTTIGCTVSGDETLTVQAPSWRPDLTVGVDLAEELARLRGYDQIPSVLPVAPPGAGLTHGQRVRRSVARALAEHGAVEVLTYPFIGEAVHDAFGLKPDDPRRRALRLANPLSDEQPFLRTSLVATLLDAVKRNVSRGFTDLAVFEIGSVTRPGGAEARAGHPSVAGRPSDAELEQLFAAIPHQPLRAAIVLTGQRELPGWAGPGRAADWSDAVEAALLVARTVNVTATVAKEEDHAPWHPGRCARLEIDGRLFGHAGELHPKVVAALGLPPRTVAAEVDLDLLIEVSGRIVTASPISTFPLAKEDVALVVKNEVASQDVHAALVAGAGELLESARLFDVYTGSSVEEGYKSLAFALRFRAPDRTLKADETAAVRDAAVAAAAAATGAVLRG
- the rpmI gene encoding 50S ribosomal protein L35, whose protein sequence is MPKNKTHSGSKKRFRVTGKGKLMREQTNARHYLEHKSSSRTRRLASDQPVASGNVKAIKRLLGL
- the argC gene encoding N-acetyl-gamma-glutamyl-phosphate reductase, encoding MGISAAVAGASGYAGGELLRLLLAHPGIEIGALTAGGNAGTRLAEHQPHLLPLADRVLAPTTADELAGHDLVFLALPHGASAAIAAQLPADTVVIDCGADHRLVSAQAWEEFYGGEHAGSWAYGLPELPRADGARQRENLRGARRIAVPGCYPTASSLALAPGFAAGLLEPDDVVVVAASGTSGAGRAAKVNMLGSEVMGSMSPYGVGGVHRHTPEIEQNLGLAGNQPVRVSFTPTLAPMSRGILATCTARLKPGVTAGEVREAWQNTYRDETFVHVLPEGRWPRTADTLGANTALIQVAVDERVGRVIAVSAIDNLAKGTAGGAVQSANLALDLPEVLGLPLVGVAP
- the argB gene encoding acetylglutamate kinase, producing MTDVPDLSAEQKAEVLVEALPWLRRFQGAVAVIKYGGNAMIDDDLKRAFAEDVVFLRAAGLKPVVVHGGGPQISSMLKRLGISSEFRGGLRVTTPETMDVVRMVLTGQVSRELVGLINQHGPLAIGMSGEDGGLFLAARRDAVVDGSPVDVGLVGDVVEVDPAAVLDLIDAGRIPVISTVAPDDDGQVLNVNADTAAAALAIALRARKFVVLTDVEGLYANWPDRSSLLSEITDTDLEAMLPSLESGMVPKMEACLRAVRGDVPTATVIDGRVPHSLLLEVFTSSGVGTMVVPAPQQNTTQNGGGA